One genomic window of Luteitalea pratensis includes the following:
- a CDS encoding ABC transporter ATP-binding protein: protein MKGELQIRGVTKSYGQVRAVLDVSLDVRPGEFVTLLGPSGCGKTTLLRLVAGFEQPDAGTITISGHDATGLPAHKRPVNTVFQQYALFPHRTVFGNVAFGLEIKKRDEHEIESRVASALELVQMKDLGGRSVHEISGGQKQRVALARALVLEPDVLLLDEPMAALDLKLRQQMQLELKNLQERLRITFVFVTHDQDEALVMSDRIVVMNAGRIEQVDGPEELYEKPRTRFAAEFLGVANLLQATVQGRQDGVVVLRTKGGLDLLARDDGGYRDGTAVWVGLRPEKISLVDREANAFKGIIDDEVFLGDWTDWRVRVGDEVLSVGEGNVLARGRRRGDAVQVSFSPDEVLRLDDTEARR from the coding sequence ATGAAGGGCGAACTTCAGATCCGCGGCGTGACAAAGAGTTACGGCCAGGTGCGCGCCGTGCTCGACGTCTCACTGGACGTGCGGCCAGGAGAGTTCGTCACGCTGCTGGGCCCATCAGGCTGCGGCAAGACCACCCTGCTCCGTCTGGTGGCCGGCTTCGAGCAGCCCGACGCTGGCACGATCACGATTTCGGGACACGACGCGACTGGGCTGCCGGCTCACAAGCGCCCGGTCAATACGGTCTTCCAGCAGTACGCGCTGTTCCCGCATCGGACTGTGTTCGGCAACGTCGCGTTCGGCCTCGAGATCAAGAAGCGCGACGAGCACGAGATCGAGAGTCGCGTCGCGAGCGCGCTCGAACTGGTGCAGATGAAGGACCTCGGCGGCCGATCGGTCCACGAGATCTCGGGCGGTCAGAAGCAGAGGGTGGCGCTCGCGCGCGCCCTGGTGCTCGAGCCCGACGTGCTGCTGCTGGACGAGCCGATGGCCGCGCTCGATCTGAAGTTGCGCCAGCAGATGCAGCTCGAGCTCAAGAACCTGCAGGAACGGCTCAGGATCACGTTCGTCTTCGTCACCCACGATCAGGACGAGGCCCTCGTGATGTCGGACAGAATCGTGGTGATGAACGCAGGCCGCATCGAGCAGGTCGACGGCCCGGAGGAGCTGTACGAGAAACCGCGGACCCGTTTTGCGGCGGAGTTCCTGGGCGTCGCCAATCTCCTGCAGGCGACGGTCCAGGGTCGCCAGGACGGGGTCGTGGTCCTTCGCACGAAGGGCGGGCTCGACCTGCTGGCGCGCGACGACGGGGGCTACCGCGACGGGACGGCAGTGTGGGTGGGTCTGCGCCCGGAGAAGATCAGCCTGGTGGACCGCGAGGCCAACGCGTTCAAGGGCATCATCGACGACGAGGTCTTCCTCGGCGACTGGACCGACTGGCGGGTTCGCGTGGGCGACGAGGTGCTCAGCGTCGGCGAAGGCAATGTGCTCGCTCGCGGCCGCAGGCGTGGCGACGCGGTGCAGGTGTCGTTTTCACCCGACGAGGTTCTCCGTCTGGATGACACCGAGGCGCGGCGATGA
- a CDS encoding anti-sigma factor family protein, translating into MKEIACASGVELLVDYLEGALSADLRSAVDAHVAGCPRCVAFIASYRETPRILREATATALPADLQASLRALLRAHRQ; encoded by the coding sequence ATGAAAGAGATCGCCTGCGCGTCTGGCGTCGAGCTGCTGGTGGACTATCTGGAGGGCGCGCTGTCGGCGGACCTGCGATCAGCCGTCGACGCACACGTGGCCGGCTGTCCGCGGTGCGTCGCCTTCATCGCGTCCTACCGTGAAACCCCGCGCATCCTGCGCGAGGCAACCGCGACCGCGCTGCCGGCCGACCTTCAGGCGTCGCTCCGAGCCTTGCTGCGCGCGCATCGTCAGTAG
- a CDS encoding sigma-70 family RNA polymerase sigma factor has translation MPAHETPTPKRIACGDVVRGCTFTASAPTEEVLVQKGLYRIATNAALMLRRARTRRPTESLEAFLPRFDAQGVHLATPAELHVASRADELLDRQVLAEKAHEVIARLPDVYRDAFVLRDLEEMSTADVALALGVEPATVRQLVHRARLMLRGYLSDLVGVKP, from the coding sequence ATGCCTGCACACGAGACCCCGACGCCGAAACGCATCGCCTGCGGTGACGTCGTGCGTGGCTGCACTTTCACAGCCAGTGCACCGACCGAGGAAGTACTTGTCCAGAAGGGGCTGTACCGCATCGCGACCAACGCGGCGCTGATGCTTCGTCGCGCCCGCACACGGCGGCCCACAGAGTCCCTCGAGGCGTTCCTGCCGCGCTTCGACGCCCAAGGCGTCCACCTGGCCACGCCAGCCGAACTGCACGTCGCGTCCCGCGCCGACGAACTCCTGGACCGGCAAGTTCTCGCAGAAAAGGCGCACGAGGTCATCGCGCGGTTGCCCGACGTGTATCGGGACGCGTTCGTGCTTCGCGACCTGGAAGAAATGTCCACCGCAGATGTAGCGCTCGCGCTGGGTGTCGAACCCGCCACGGTCCGGCAGTTGGTCCACCGCGCGCGCTTGATGCTGCGTGGGTACTTGAGCGACCTCGTTGGGGTGAAGCCATGA
- a CDS encoding MOSC N-terminal beta barrel domain-containing protein has product MTLHVAGVWRYPVKTLAGERVSTAVIGPDGIHADRLVQVRGPEGVRTARRHYRLLGLRGTLGPDDRPRISGHRWDSPDALALVKAAGGDDAWLEEAHRTERFGY; this is encoded by the coding sequence GTGACACTCCATGTCGCGGGCGTGTGGCGCTATCCGGTGAAGACGCTGGCCGGGGAGCGCGTATCGACCGCAGTGATCGGGCCGGACGGCATTCACGCTGACCGTCTCGTGCAGGTGCGGGGCCCCGAGGGCGTGCGCACGGCGCGGCGACACTATCGGCTCCTGGGGTTGCGGGGTACCCTGGGTCCGGATGATCGCCCGCGCATCAGCGGCCATCGGTGGGACAGCCCCGATGCCCTGGCGCTGGTAAAGGCCGCCGGCGGCGACGATGCGTGGCTCGAGGAAGCTCACCGCACCGAGCGCTTCGGGTATTGA
- a CDS encoding ester cyclase, protein MSKRTDAIERARERWNAGDLPGYLALYGEGIRLHGYTPEPMGKAEVEAFYRSTFAAFGSPQLVFDEVLESGQSITVRFTMTGTHVGDFMGVPPTRRTIALPGITILRFESDTVIERWSSADILGLLVQLGAMPGPG, encoded by the coding sequence ATGAGTAAGCGGACAGACGCAATCGAGCGCGCCCGCGAGCGATGGAACGCCGGTGACCTGCCGGGCTACCTCGCGCTGTACGGGGAAGGCATACGCCTGCACGGGTACACGCCCGAGCCGATGGGCAAGGCCGAAGTCGAGGCCTTCTACCGGAGCACCTTCGCCGCCTTCGGCTCGCCGCAACTCGTCTTCGACGAAGTACTGGAATCGGGCCAGTCGATCACGGTCAGGTTCACGATGACCGGGACGCACGTGGGCGACTTCATGGGCGTGCCGCCGACCAGGCGCACGATCGCGCTGCCAGGCATCACCATCCTCCGCTTCGAGAGCGACACGGTGATCGAGCGCTGGTCGAGCGCCGACATCCTTGGCCTGCTCGTCCAGCTCGGCGCCATGCCCGGGCCCGGGTGA
- a CDS encoding ankyrin repeat domain-containing protein, whose amino-acid sequence MCDLLSRVRSPRDGHADAIAEKAVRNVATNVGQPRGHPTQQAAIIQALGLALSNPDDPAGTRSVQASGSVSVNERSGTSAGSQTCNQGRRPLFSAATAGWAPEQSVKILLEHGADPHIRNDDGRTAFEEVLMHPTARCERVAKLLQGNPARASR is encoded by the coding sequence ATGTGCGATCTCCTGTCGAGGGTACGCTCGCCCCGGGACGGTCATGCCGACGCCATTGCCGAGAAGGCTGTCCGGAATGTGGCAACAAACGTCGGACAGCCTCGCGGGCACCCTACGCAGCAGGCTGCGATAATCCAAGCTCTTGGACTCGCTTTGTCAAATCCTGATGATCCAGCTGGAACACGATCCGTCCAAGCCTCGGGGAGTGTGTCGGTCAATGAGCGCTCGGGAACAAGTGCTGGCAGTCAGACGTGCAATCAAGGCCGGAGACCGCTCTTCTCGGCCGCAACCGCGGGCTGGGCGCCCGAACAGTCTGTCAAGATCCTTCTCGAACACGGGGCCGACCCGCACATCAGGAACGACGACGGGCGGACCGCTTTCGAAGAAGTCCTGATGCATCCGACGGCCCGCTGCGAGCGCGTTGCGAAATTGCTCCAGGGCAATCCGGCCAGGGCGTCACGGTGA
- a CDS encoding AraC family transcriptional regulator — MPALDLAERAMTHPWLTTDPLGEALHFLRMSGTFYARSDLTAPWGLAIPALRDSMMFHVVTTGRCWIELPGTGAHLLQSGDLALVPHGQGHRLVSDPGAPVTDLFALPRVEVSDRYELLRHGGGGAATNLICAVVRFDHPAARQLLPLLPPVIRVEEWRSPQFEWIQSTLRLMAAEARELRPGGETVVTRLADILVIQTIRAWIEKDPAAQTGWLGALRDRQIGRALALVHRDPVRAWTVAALASEAAMSRSAFAARFTELVGEPAMQYVTRWRMHVALERLKEDDAPLADLAGRMGYQSEAAFSRAFKRVVGISPGAARQVADTR, encoded by the coding sequence ATGCCCGCGCTGGATCTTGCGGAACGCGCGATGACGCACCCGTGGTTGACCACCGACCCTCTGGGTGAAGCGCTGCATTTCCTCCGGATGAGCGGCACCTTCTATGCCCGCTCAGATCTCACGGCGCCATGGGGCCTGGCGATCCCGGCGTTGCGCGACAGCATGATGTTCCACGTCGTGACCACGGGCCGATGCTGGATCGAGCTGCCGGGTACCGGCGCTCACCTGCTCCAGTCGGGTGACCTTGCGCTCGTGCCACATGGTCAAGGACATCGGCTGGTCAGTGACCCTGGCGCGCCGGTCACGGACCTCTTCGCGCTGCCGCGCGTGGAGGTCAGCGACCGATACGAGCTGCTGCGTCATGGTGGAGGCGGTGCCGCCACGAACCTGATCTGCGCGGTCGTGCGCTTCGACCACCCGGCCGCGCGCCAGCTTCTTCCGCTCCTGCCCCCGGTCATCCGTGTCGAGGAGTGGCGATCGCCGCAGTTCGAGTGGATCCAGAGCACGCTGCGGTTGATGGCTGCTGAAGCCAGGGAACTGCGGCCAGGCGGCGAGACGGTCGTGACGCGGCTTGCCGACATCCTCGTCATCCAGACGATCCGCGCGTGGATCGAGAAGGATCCGGCAGCGCAGACGGGCTGGCTGGGGGCGCTGCGCGACCGTCAGATCGGCCGCGCGCTCGCGTTGGTTCACCGCGATCCGGTGCGCGCGTGGACAGTGGCGGCACTGGCCAGCGAAGCGGCGATGTCGCGGTCAGCGTTTGCGGCGCGCTTCACGGAGCTCGTGGGTGAGCCCGCGATGCAGTACGTCACCCGCTGGCGCATGCACGTCGCGCTCGAGCGCCTCAAGGAGGATGACGCGCCGCTTGCGGATCTTGCGGGAAGAATGGGCTATCAGTCCGAGGCCGCGTTCAGCCGCGCGTTCAAGCGCGTCGTCGGCATCTCGCCCGGCGCCGCCCGGCAGGTCGCAGATACCCGATGA
- a CDS encoding NAD(P)H-binding protein, with product MITVMGATGHTGRKVTEILLHAGERVRALGRSEARLAELERAGAEVLAGDALDAAYLTRAFRGADAVFTLLPPDLQAADYRAAQDRVSTAITTAIRDSGVRWVVVLSSLGAELADGTGPIVTLHDYEQRLKQLENVNVLVLRPGYFFENFEESLDLIRQHGINANAVDADVTMPMIATRDIANVAAAALRTRDWQGIVVRELLGQRDLTFAEVTRILGTRLGKPDLPYVRMTYEDLTATLVQTGLSADVAHTYAQLLRALNEGLVKSLDGRTAANTTPTRFEEFAEELAEEFARA from the coding sequence ATGATTACCGTGATGGGCGCCACCGGGCATACCGGCAGGAAAGTGACCGAGATTCTGCTCCACGCTGGCGAGCGCGTGCGCGCGCTCGGACGATCGGAGGCCAGGCTTGCCGAGCTCGAGCGTGCGGGCGCGGAAGTGTTGGCGGGCGATGCCCTGGACGCCGCGTATCTGACCAGGGCGTTTCGCGGCGCTGACGCAGTGTTCACGCTGCTGCCCCCCGATCTCCAGGCAGCCGACTACCGCGCGGCGCAGGATCGCGTCAGCACCGCGATCACGACGGCAATTCGCGACAGCGGGGTCCGTTGGGTCGTGGTCCTCAGCAGTCTCGGCGCCGAACTCGCCGACGGCACCGGGCCCATCGTCACACTGCACGACTACGAGCAGCGCCTGAAGCAGCTCGAGAACGTCAACGTGCTCGTGCTCAGGCCGGGATATTTCTTCGAGAACTTCGAAGAGTCACTGGACCTCATCAGGCAGCACGGGATCAACGCCAACGCGGTGGATGCGGACGTGACGATGCCGATGATCGCGACGCGTGACATCGCGAACGTGGCGGCCGCCGCGTTGCGCACCCGCGACTGGCAGGGCATCGTCGTGCGGGAGCTGCTTGGCCAGCGCGATCTCACGTTCGCCGAGGTGACGCGCATCCTCGGCACGCGGCTGGGCAAGCCGGACTTGCCGTATGTCCGGATGACGTACGAAGACCTGACAGCCACCCTGGTACAGACGGGTCTCTCGGCCGATGTCGCGCATACGTATGCGCAACTGCTCCGTGCGCTCAACGAAGGCCTCGTGAAATCGCTCGACGGACGAACGGCGGCCAACACGACGCCGACGCGTTTCGAGGAGTTCGCCGAGGAATTGGCCGAGGAGTTCGCGAGGGCATAG
- a CDS encoding slipin family protein produces MLLSPLLLLLLLVALYLVNSIKILTEYERGVVFRLGKLLPQAKGPGVVLVFVPIDRMVRVGLRTVVLDVPPQDVITRDNVSVKVNAVVYFRVMDPARAVVEVENFNYATSQLAQTTLRSVLGQVDLDDLLSRRDHLNQELQQILDQRTDPWGVKVSAVEVKHVDLPENMQRAMARQAEAEREKRAKIIHATGELQASEELAQAAGIIAAEPVAITLRYLQTLTEIAAEKNSTIIFPLPMELLNMMQGHKEKSS; encoded by the coding sequence ATGTTGTTGTCCCCGCTGCTTCTGCTGCTCCTGCTCGTCGCGCTCTATCTCGTCAACTCGATCAAGATCCTCACCGAGTACGAACGTGGCGTCGTCTTCCGGTTGGGAAAGCTGCTGCCGCAGGCCAAGGGCCCGGGGGTGGTGCTGGTGTTTGTCCCCATCGACCGGATGGTGCGCGTCGGGTTGCGTACCGTCGTGCTCGACGTGCCGCCCCAGGATGTGATCACGCGCGACAACGTCTCGGTGAAGGTCAACGCCGTTGTCTACTTCCGGGTGATGGACCCGGCGCGGGCCGTGGTGGAAGTGGAGAACTTCAATTACGCCACGTCCCAGCTTGCCCAGACGACCCTGCGCAGCGTGCTCGGCCAGGTCGACCTGGACGACCTGCTGTCGCGGCGCGACCATCTGAACCAGGAGCTGCAGCAGATCCTGGATCAGCGCACGGACCCCTGGGGCGTGAAAGTTTCGGCCGTGGAGGTGAAACACGTCGACCTGCCGGAGAACATGCAGCGTGCGATGGCCAGGCAGGCCGAGGCCGAGCGCGAGAAGCGCGCCAAGATCATCCACGCCACCGGTGAGCTGCAGGCCTCCGAGGAGCTGGCGCAGGCCGCGGGAATCATCGCCGCCGAGCCGGTGGCGATCACGCTGCGCTACTTGCAGACCCTCACCGAAATCGCCGCGGAGAAGAACTCGACCATCATCTTCCCGCTGCCCATGGAACTGCTCAACATGATGCAGGGGCACAAGGAGAAGTCTTCCTAG
- a CDS encoding NfeD family protein, whose amino-acid sequence MNSCRAGRCTLRVALVLGLALSCATSIRTFARAEQPLVYSAVVDSLIQPVSAEYVTSTLDRADLAGAALVVLTLRTPGGLVESTRAIVTHMVAARTPVAIFVAPSGARAASAGFILTIAADVAAMAPGTHIGAAHPVDGGGQKSDETMAAKMTEDLAAYARTLAGRRHRNVTLAAEAVSRSRAFTEEEARAATPPLIDLVAADLPDLLRQLDGRTITRFDGATVVLHTANARVVAIEMSLRQRVLSAVANPDVAYLLLSLGTLGLTIELWNPGAVLPGVVGGLCLLLAFFAFSMLPVNVAGVLLLLFGLLLLVLEIKVTSFGLLTVGGVLSLIFGSMILMDSPLPELQLSLRLVLPVVLAFTAIAAMLTRLALAAQRRPPTTGASAMVGSSGHALTAVDAGGGRVSTHGEIWQATATEAIAPGSRVRITQVDGLHLHVCKD is encoded by the coding sequence ATGAACTCCTGCCGTGCGGGGAGATGCACCCTGCGTGTCGCGCTGGTCCTCGGACTCGCGCTCTCGTGTGCGACGTCGATCCGCACCTTCGCGCGTGCGGAACAGCCCCTCGTCTACTCCGCGGTCGTCGACAGCCTCATCCAGCCCGTGTCGGCCGAATACGTCACGAGCACGCTCGATCGGGCGGACCTCGCGGGCGCCGCGCTGGTCGTGCTCACGCTCCGCACGCCGGGCGGGCTCGTCGAGTCGACGCGGGCCATCGTCACGCACATGGTCGCAGCCAGGACACCGGTCGCGATCTTCGTGGCACCGTCGGGTGCCCGGGCGGCGTCTGCCGGGTTCATCCTCACGATCGCGGCCGACGTCGCCGCGATGGCGCCTGGCACCCACATCGGGGCCGCGCATCCCGTGGACGGCGGCGGCCAGAAGAGCGACGAAACCATGGCCGCCAAGATGACGGAGGACCTGGCGGCCTACGCACGGACGCTGGCCGGACGCCGTCACCGGAACGTGACCCTGGCTGCCGAAGCCGTCAGCAGGAGTCGCGCCTTCACCGAGGAAGAGGCGCGCGCGGCGACACCGCCACTGATCGACCTCGTGGCCGCCGACCTTCCGGATCTGCTCCGACAACTCGATGGCCGGACCATCACGCGCTTCGATGGCGCGACCGTTGTCCTCCACACGGCCAACGCCCGCGTCGTGGCCATCGAGATGAGCCTGCGTCAGCGCGTGCTGAGCGCGGTCGCCAATCCGGACGTCGCGTATCTGCTTCTGAGCCTTGGCACGCTCGGCCTCACGATCGAATTGTGGAACCCGGGGGCGGTGCTGCCTGGCGTCGTCGGCGGGCTGTGCCTGCTGCTGGCGTTCTTCGCGTTCTCGATGCTGCCCGTCAACGTCGCCGGCGTCCTGCTGCTGCTCTTCGGGCTGTTGCTGCTGGTCCTCGAGATCAAGGTCACGAGCTTCGGCCTCCTCACCGTCGGCGGGGTTCTCAGTCTGATCTTCGGCTCGATGATTCTCATGGACTCGCCGCTGCCCGAGCTGCAGCTGAGCCTGCGACTGGTACTACCGGTCGTGCTGGCCTTCACGGCCATTGCGGCGATGCTGACCCGCCTGGCGCTGGCCGCCCAGCGCCGACCTCCGACGACCGGAGCCTCCGCGATGGTGGGGTCGTCAGGGCACGCGTTGACGGCCGTCGATGCCGGAGGCGGGCGCGTCTCCACCCACGGCGAGATCTGGCAGGCCACCGCGACCGAGGCGATTGCGCCGGGCAGTCGTGTTCGTATCACACAGGTCGATGGATTGCACCTCCACGTTTGCAAGGACTGA
- a CDS encoding RNA polymerase sigma-70 factor yields MAVIDGDEATFEAHRPLLFSIAYRMLGSASEAEDVIQDAWLRARQDEHAEVRSPRAYLTTIVTRLCIDHLRSAERTRMEYPGPWLPEPLAEPNQDAVELASSLTTAFLVMLEQLAPTERAVFLLREVFDLDFDEIARSVGKSEANTRQILARARGRLRESRPRFAVSRDESEAIVRRFRHACVTGDVEELMSALHTDATLVSDGGGKAAAATRPVLGADRIAKFVLGYAGKVHWSEPDFQLVTINGAPGLLMRHPIAGDGTYSFDIVDGRIQAIYVVRNPDKLRGFLEHRH; encoded by the coding sequence ATGGCAGTGATTGACGGCGACGAGGCAACCTTCGAGGCGCATCGACCCCTGCTGTTCTCGATTGCGTACAGGATGCTTGGCAGCGCCAGTGAAGCCGAGGACGTCATCCAGGATGCGTGGCTCCGCGCGCGCCAGGATGAGCACGCTGAGGTCCGTTCCCCTCGCGCGTATCTCACCACCATCGTCACGCGGCTGTGCATCGACCACCTGCGCAGCGCCGAGCGGACTCGCATGGAGTATCCAGGTCCATGGCTGCCTGAACCGTTGGCAGAACCGAACCAGGACGCCGTCGAGCTGGCGTCGTCGCTGACGACGGCGTTCCTGGTCATGCTGGAGCAGCTGGCACCGACCGAGCGTGCGGTCTTCCTGCTGCGCGAGGTGTTCGATCTCGACTTCGACGAGATCGCAAGGAGCGTCGGCAAGAGCGAGGCGAACACACGGCAGATCCTCGCTCGCGCGCGCGGGCGGCTGCGCGAGTCGCGTCCGCGCTTTGCCGTGTCGCGTGATGAATCGGAAGCGATCGTGCGGCGCTTCCGGCATGCCTGCGTCACCGGCGACGTCGAGGAACTGATGTCGGCGCTGCACACCGACGCGACGCTCGTCTCTGATGGCGGCGGCAAGGCGGCAGCGGCAACGCGACCCGTGCTCGGCGCGGATCGCATCGCGAAGTTCGTGCTCGGCTATGCCGGCAAGGTGCACTGGTCGGAGCCGGACTTCCAGCTCGTCACGATCAACGGCGCGCCAGGCCTGCTCATGCGCCATCCGATCGCCGGCGACGGTACTTATTCGTTCGACATTGTCGACGGTCGCATTCAGGCGATCTACGTGGTGCGCAACCCCGACAAGCTGCGTGGGTTCCTCGAACACAGGCATTGA